A genomic window from Triticum urartu cultivar G1812 chromosome 7, Tu2.1, whole genome shotgun sequence includes:
- the LOC125520525 gene encoding multiple organellar RNA editing factor 8, chloroplastic/mitochondrial-like, with translation MAMASRAVLLSRLSPLPAATSRFLLRPLAAAASLLPAATSPVQAAARGAVRCFATQPATSSLRDSSPNWSNRPPKETILLDGCDFEHWLVVMEPPAGDAANPDITRDEIIDSYIKTLAQVVGRYCCNHFSHLHLVVLDG, from the coding sequence ATGGCGATGGCATCGCGCGCCGTCCTCCTCTCCCGTCTATCGCCGCTCCCCGCTGCGACCTCTCGCTTCCTCCTCCGccctctcgccgccgccgccagcctccTCCCGGCGGCGACCTCGCCCGtccaggcggcggcgcgcggggcgGTGCGGTGCTTCGCCACACAGCCGGCGACGTCGTCGCTGCGGGACTCCTCGCCCAACTGGAGCAACCGGCCGCCCAAGGAGACTATCCTCCTCGATGGGTGCGACTTCGAACACTGGCTGGTAGTCATGGAGCCGCCCGCGGGCGACGCTGCTAATCCTGATATCACACGCGACGAGATCATCGATAGCTACATCAAGACCCTCGCCCAGGTCGTCGGAAGGTATTGCTGTAACCATTTCTCGCATCTTCATCTTGTTGTGTTAGACGGTTGA